CGATGTTGTTCATGGCGTCGGCCGTCGCCCTGTCACCTGCCTGGCGATCGGCGGCCACCGCGCCGTTGTACGTGATGCGAGACCACTGAGGTACATCCCGTGAACAGCCCTCCCACCCATGCTCCGATCCTCATCATCGACGATCACGCCGACATACGGCTGGCCATGAGCATGCTGTTGCGAAGCGAAGGCTTCAGCGTTGTCGAGGCCGCGTCCCCGGAGTCCGCGTGTGCGATCGCGGCGAGCCAGGCGTTCTCCTGTGCCCTGGTCGATCTGAACTACACCGCGGACACGACCTCCGGCCACGAAGGACTTGCACTGGTGGCCCGCTTGCGCGAGCTGGCGCCAGGCATGGCGCAGGTGGTGATGACCGCATGGGGAAGTATTGACCTGGCGGTGCAGGCGATGCATCGGGGTGCCGCGGATTTCATCGAGAAGCCATGGAACCGCGACCGTTTGCTGCATACGCTAAGGGCACAGCTGAACCTGCATGACGTGAGCGAGGAGAACCGCCGACTGCGCGCGGAATGCGCACTCCACCGAGCTGGAACGGATGGCGTGTGCATGACGGAATCCTCCGCCATGCGCCGCGTGCTTGAACTGGTCGATCGTATCGCCGCCGGTGATGCGAACGTGCTCGTGCTGGGTGAAAATGGTACGGGAAAGTCCATGCTGGCCCGGGACATCCACGCACACTCCCCTCGCGCCCTGTGCCCTTTCATCCGGGTCGACATGGGTAGCCTGCCCGAAGCGCGGTTCATGGACGACATGTTTGGCGACGAATCGTGGCAGCGGCCCGGTCGCTTTGAACTCGCGCACCGTGGCAGCCTGGTGCTTGAAGAGATTTCCACGATTCCCGTGTTCCAGCAGGTGAAGTTGTTGCGTGTGCTGGAGGAGGGTGAGCTCGAGCGGCACGGTTCCGGGTTGACCCGGCGGGTAGATGTGCGGGTTATTTCCACGACCAACACCGATCTGGAAGCAGCGGCGCGGGCGAGCCGCTTTCGCCTGGATCTTCTCTACCGACTCAATGCGATGCAGGTGCGGCTGCCCGCGTTGCGTGAACGTCAGGAAGACATCATCCCTCTCGCGCGCCACTTCCTGCTCCGCGAATGCCGAAGGCTCGGGCGCGATGCCGCCCGGCTGTCACCATTCGCCGAGCGCGCCATGCGCGCTTACCCTTGGCCGGGCAATATCCGCGAACTCGAGCACACGATCGAACGCGCCGTGCTGGCGACGACAGGAGGCGAGATCGACCTCGATGCGTTGGCGTTGCAGCGCCAGGACGATGCCCCGCTCCTGCTCGATCGCATCACACTGCCGGAGGCAGAGGAGTTGCTGATCCAGCAGGCACTCGAGCGGAACGACAACAACCTGCAGCGTGCGGCCGACGCCCTCGGCATTTCGCGTCAGTCGCTTTATCGCCGCCTCGACAAGCGGCGTTTGAAAGATCCTTTCGAATCGGTGGAGTAAGGAGCAGGCGTCGTGGCTAGCGATCCACCGCCGCTGCCGAGCTTTGGCCCCACCCCTGCACTGGGCGCCGCGCTTTGGGCGCTGGGTTTCATTGCCCCGGTGACCGCCGCCGCCTTCGCCGTCGCATGGGATCCGGCGGCGCCACCGCTTGTGCGCGCCGTCTTGCTCGCATCAGGTGTCGGCGGCTCACTCCTGGTCGGGTGGATTGGCGGCCGGCGTATTCTTGAGTCGTTGCGAACGGTCTCGGATTTGTTGGGTGCGCTTCGGGAAGGCGACTATGGCCTGCGCGGCCACGTCCGTCCGGGTTACGACCCGTTGCAAGGGCTGATCGCGGGCGTGAACGAACTCTCCGATGAGCTACGCCATGGTCGCCTCGCACGCACGGCGGCATCGCGCTTTCTTGGCAAGACACTGGTCGCATTGCACAGCGCAGTCATCGTCGTGGATGGCGAAGGCACCATTCGCTTGATCAACCCGGCCGCCAGGCGCCTGGTGGGTGCCGAGCGCAAGGCTGTCGTCGGCATGGCTCCGGCCATGCTGGGTTTCGCCGAGGCGATGGACGCTCCTGATGGCAGTGTGTTCGCGCACCGCTTTCCCACGGCGACCGGCCGTTGGGCGGTGCGCCGTGCTACCTGGTACAGCGAAGGTCGCCAGCACACGCTCGTTATGCTCCACGACCTCAGTTCCGTACTCAGCGAAGAGGAGCACCGCGCATGGCAGCGATTGGTGCGCGTGTTGAGCCACGAATTGAACAACTCGCTCACGCCCATCGGTTCACTCGCCGATACGCTCAGTCGGCTGGTTGAGCGGCACGGAGCGGATATACCCCAGGTCGAGTTGCATGCCGGCCTGGAAGCCATTGCGCGGCGCTCGGGTTCGCTCGCGCGTTTCGTGGGGGGATACGGCATGCTGGCTCGCCTGCCACCGTTGTCCGTGCAGCCGTTCCGACTGGACATCGCGCTTTCGCGCCTGGCGCAACTGGAGCGGCGCGTGCCGGTGGTTATCGACGGCCGGGTTGCCCTGTGCGTGCATGGCGACGAAGACCAGCTGGGCCAGGTGTTCATCAACCTTATGCGCAACGCGGCGGAATCCGCCTTGCTAACCGGCGGTGGCGTGCATATCGACTGGCAGGCCGAGGCCGGCGAGGCCTGTATCCAGGTCGTGGATGAGGGCATAGGGCTCCCGGTCAGCGATTCCTTGTTCGTGCCGTTCTTCACGACCAAGCACGAAGGATCCGGCATTGGACTGAGCCTGGTGCGGCTCATCATCGAAGCCCATGGGGGAACCGTCGGGCTTGCCAACCGTACCGATGCGCGTGGCGCTATTGCGACGGTGCGGTTAAAGCTGGCCACGTGACCAGGCGTCCGGAAGCGGACAGGGCTGTCCGCTTCCGGACGCGCCGCGTGACCGGAATCGGACCTCGGTCGTGGAAAGGTCCCGCATGCGGCCATCCGCAGCTTTCGAGGCGTGGCAAACCGATTGTGCGCGAAACGCGGAGCAACCTAGATTCGCCCCGCACACGCACTTCCGGCGTTGCGCACGCACCGGTCAAGGAGACCTCCATGCATCCGATTCTCTTGCTCCAGGGTCTCGACACGAGTGGCCGGGAAGTACCCGGCATCGAAACCAACCTGGGAAGCTCGTATAGCGGCGCGGGTTGCATCGCGGGCCCCGCCGATTCGGGCGAAGGGTAACGGGGCACTGGCTCACGAGCGGTACGAGAGGCGCCCTGTGCCCGGTTCCCACCTGGCACAGGCGCTTTGTCAGTCAACGGGAGGCAGAGGCTCCCGTACCGGCGTCCGGGCCGGTACGGGGCCTGGGCCCGCTCCGGACGAGGATAGGCACCGCATGGAGCGACACAGGCAGTTGTGGGCATACACCGCGGTGGATGCCGAATTTTTTGAACCGTACGCCCGCCACCCCATCGCGCCCGACGATTTCGCAGACATGGTGGGCCGCCAGCTCCCCGCGGGATGGACGTTGCAGCGCTCAGGCCCATGGCTCCAGGCGCAGCCACCGGCGTGCCGGCTGCCCGTCCAGGGCTGGAAGATTCACGTGGCATCGGTCGCGGCGACCGCAAGGATCGTGCTTGCGATCACGACCGCGATCCTCGTGGCCAACGACGTGGCGTTCAAGTTCGCGGGTGACCTCCGCCTGCTCGGGGCGATCAATGGGAAGCGCTGGCCAAGGGGCGGGGCAGGGAAATTCGTCACGGTCTACCCCGCCGACCTGCGGATGTTTCATCGGATCCTGGACGATCTTGCCGAGGCACTGGGCGGTTATGTGGGCCCACACGTACTTACGGATCGAAGGCACCCCCACTGTCCCATCGTGTCGTACCGATATGGGGGTATGTTGAGCGACTATCGGGTGGATGGTCGCGGGCGCCGGGAGTGGCTCCTGCGTCGGCCGGATGGCGGCACGGAGCCGGATGATCGCGAGCCACGTTACCGCGTGCCCGATTGGCTCGCCGACCCCCTGGGTAGTGAGGCAGGCGGCGATGGGGATGCCCCGTTGCTATGCCGCGGCCGGTTCCGGCCCCTTGGGGCCCTCGCATTCTCGGCGGCGGGTGGCGTCTATATCGCCGATGATCTCTACGAAGGGCGCCGCGTGGTGATCAAGGAGGCGCGTCACTATATCGGCGCCGCCGAACCGGCGACGGCCAGCCTGCGCAAGGAGTTCAGGCTACTCCGCCGGCTGGCCCCGCACGGCGTAGCACCACGGCCCATCGCCTACTTTCGCGAATGGGAGCACAGCTTCCTTGCCGAGGAGTTGCTCGAGGGTGAGACGCTCCGCCTGTGGCTGGGGCGTCGCTATCCAGCGCTGCGCATCGAGCCATCGCGCGCCGACGTCGCCGCGTACTTCGACGACCTGTGCCGTGTGTTCGAATCGTTCGCCGCGGCACTCGATCGCGTGCACGGTGCAGGCATCTCGGTGGGTGACCTGTCATTCCACAACATCATCGTCGACGCTGCGGGTAGCGTGCGACTAATCGATCTGGAGACGGCGGTCGAACACGACTTCGACACGGTCGCCAATGCATGGACGCCAGGTTTCGCTTCACGCCATGCATCGCGTAGTACGCATGGTTCGGCCGTCGCATCCGATCGGTATGCCTTCGGTGCCAATCTGTTCGCGGCTTGCGCGCCGGTGAATGCGCTGCTCGCGCTTGACGCCGGTGCGTTGTCCCGCTTCCTGGCGCAGTTCGTGGAAGACCTGGGGTATCCGCAGGCATACGCCGACATGGTGGTTGCCCTGACTCATCCCGATCCGCTGCGCCGTCCCGACCCCGTAAAGGCCATGGCGACGTTGCGCGAAGCCGTCGTGGCCATGCCGCGGGACACGCAGCCGGTGCCACACCGGGCCCGGCCTGGCGTGCCCGCACCAGGCACCGGTGAGCGTGTACTTGCCTACCTGGAGCATCAGGCCCTGGCGCCACGTCACGACCGCTTCGTGCCAGCAGGGCCTGAAATCTTCGAGTCGCACCCATACGGCGTAGCGCACGGGGCAGCCGGCGTGTTGCACGCGTACCAGCGGCTCGGGATGCGTGCCCCATCCAACCTGCTGCCGTGGCTTTGTTCCGGCGTGCGGGGCCAGCGTGAACTGGGTGGGGGCCTGATGGGCGGCGCAGGTGGCATCGCGTGGACATTGTTCGACGCATGCGAATCCGACCTCGCCATGACCCTGCTCCGCGGCACGCCACTGGAGGGCGCGGTACGCGAGGACCCTGGGCTCGATGACGGTATCGCGGGCTGGGGCATGGCACGGCTGAAAGCGTGGCTGGCTACCGCCGAACGGTCGTGCCTGGCGGCCGCTTGCGAGGCTGGCGCGCTGTTGCTGGCGCGCGCTGAGGTCAGTAACGGCCTGTTGCATTGGCCAGTCGGCGAACGGCAGCCTCTGGGCCTGGGCTACGGGGCAAGTGGCATCGCCCTCTTCATGCTGCATCTCCACCTGGCGACCGGTGAGGAGCGTTACCTCGACGCATCGCGCCGTGCGCTCGATTTTGACCTGGCACAGGCCGTGCCGGGGATCGATGGGACCAGCTCCTGGCCGGCGTGGGTCGGCTCGGGCACGGTATTGCCTTACCTGCGCGAAGGGACGGCCGGCGTACTCGCCGTCGCCGCCAGGCTCTACGCATGCACGGGAGACGCGCGCTACCGCCAGGCGATCGTCGCTACCGAGCGAGATCTCTTCCGTAGGCATGCGATTCGCCCCGGTGTGTTCGATGGCCTGGCCGGCCTGGGCGAAACCCTGCTCGATCTTGCCGTGTTCGTGCCCGACCGCGCGGCGCTGTACATGGACCATGCTCGCAGCGTTGCATGCGGGATCGAACCGTTCCTCCTGCCTCGCGATCAGGGCTTCGCCGTGCCGGGTGCCGAACTGGCACGCGTTTCGTGCGACCTCGCCACGGGCAACGCAGGCGTCGGAAGCTTCCTCCTGCGTCTCACGCAAGGCGGCGCGGCGTCGTTCATGCTTGACGAGGCCATGCCCGCCGCCACGCAATCGCGTTGCGTGGCGGCATGAGCCGCTACAGGCGGAACTTCGCCTCCGCCAGCCACGTGCGCGAGGGGTAAGGGTAATACACGTAGTAACGGCGGTTGGTCAGGTTATCCACACCCACGCTCAGCGCCACATGCTCGCTCACCGTCCAGCCGACCTTCGCATCGAAGGTGAGGAAATCGCTGGCGCCACCGAACGTATCCGGATCGATATCGCTGTGGTCGAGTGTGTTGTACTGCCGGCCGGAATAGCGGCCGGCGAGCGTCAGCGCGACGCTTTCGCTTGCGTGCATCGTCGCGACCAGGTTGGCCCGCCAGCGGGGTATGCGATAGAACTGCTTGCCTTCGGACGCCGGGTTGCGGTGGTTCCGTACAGTCGTCGCCTGTGTATAGGCGGCATTGGCCGTGAGATCGAGCCAAGGCATGAAAACGCCGGTGCTGTCGTAACTCGCCTCGGCGCCGCGCGTGCGAACCAGGTCGACGTTCTGCACGCTGGTGACATTGGGAAACACCGTCGTATCGGTCTGGCTGAAAAGCGTATTGCGCGTATCGCTGCGGAAGACGGTAAACCGCGTCACGCTGTTCCGCCGGTACCATTCGGCAGAGAGCTCGCGCGAGAGATCGTTCTCTGGCTTAAGGTTCGGGTCGTTGTTGACCAGGCTTATGCCGTTGAACGTACCCTGGAACAGCTCGTTCACGGTGGGGAAGCGGTACGCGCGGGCGCCTGACAAGCGCAGCGTCAGCGCATCGCTGGCCGCATAAGCCAGCGATACCTTGGGCGACGTGTGTGTTTCCTTGCGTTCCGGGTAGCCGGTGCTGGCCGTCGCCGTCGCGCGGGTCCCGTTGAAGGCTCGCCACTGCTCGTAGCGCGCACCCGCCGTCAGGCGCCACCGTTCGGCCAACTGCCAGGCATCCTGTACGTAGAGCGCCTGCGTCTGCGTGCTCCCGCCATTGGATGTCGTCAGCGCGCCTGCATCACCGCGACGCCATGCGTCGAGTGCGTACGTTGCGTTATCCAGCCGGTAGCCGTCGTAGTGGTAACCAAAGCTCACGGTGTGCGTGTTCGGGGCCATGCTGTCGGGCGTGTGGCTCGCCCGGATATCCAGGGTGCGCCAGCGGCTGCCATCGCCCGCGGTCAGCAGGCCAGGGCCGTCATACGTCACACCACTCGCCGTGCGGTCGCGGTTCTGGTCCATGTCGAAGTACGACACGTTGCCCTCCACGTTCCAGCCCGTATCGCGGTGCGTGCCGAGGGAAAGGCCGTACAGGTAATTGCGGCTTTGTCGCGTCGACGGCGCAAAGAAGTTGGTAGGAAGCGTGTACTGGCGGCCATCAATACTTACCGGTCCCGACCAGACAGGGTTGCCGGTCGCATCGCGCAGGAAGGTATCCGTACGGTGCGACAGGTCCTGTTTCCAGTAGCCCAGGGTGGCTGCGGCCGTGAGCTCGGGCGTCACGTCATAGGTCAACCGCGCATGGGCCTCGTCCTGGCTCGTCGCTTCCTGGCCTTCGGCATTGATGCCGAGCACTTCGCGTGGCAACCCGGTGGCCCCGGTGTCACCGATCGCGCCAGTGACGGGGCGGTTCACGCCCACGGTGGTGGAACGATTCTGCACGGCATAAACCAGCGGCTGCCCGTTGGACTGCAGGTGAGACACACCTATCAGGAAGGCGAAGCGCCCGCTGCGATCGCCGATCGTGGCGCTCTGCTTGCTGCCGCCGTAGTCCCGGTCCACGCCATAGGTATGGACATGCTGGGTGAACGCCTGGACATCGCCGGTGACTTCGAGCCTGTCGGGCATGCGCGTGGTCATCACGACCGTCGCGCCAATGCTGTTACCGGGGTACAAGGCCGAGTAGGCGCCGTAGATGACATCGATACGTGCCAGGTTCTCCGCGAAAGCCATGGACCAGCGTGGTGGGTTCGCCCAGTTATTGCCGAGCAGGTTGGAGAGCAGCAACCCATCGAGGTACACCAGCCCGCGAGCGCTTTGCTGGTTGCTCGTGCCGCGTACGGAGAAGGTGGCGTTCTCGTCGCCGACGAAACGCTTGCGGATACCGAAAGCGGGCAGGTACTTCAGCGCGTCCTCGGTATTGACGATGTTCAGCCGCTCCAGCTTCGCGGGCGTGATCGTCTCCACGGCGGCCGGCATGTCGGGATCCACCGCCGTTCCGTGGCTGGTCGCGGAAACCCGCACTTCGTGCAGATTGGTCGTGGGGGGCGGAAGATCGGGCGTGCTGGTGGCGTGCGCGGCAAACGTGCCAGCGCTTAAGGCGCAGGCGATGGCGCGCGCCAGCGCGCGTCCCTCGTTGGAAAGGAAAGGCATGGGGTCAAAGTCCGTAGGTCGGTGGCGTACAGCGGGATCGATGGCGATCAGGCGTGCGCGGCGACCGGCGGACCTCGTGGGTGGGTGTGGAAGATGGTTTGCGGGCTGAACGCGCGGTTGGGGGGCGTCAGCTCAAGGCCATCGAGGGAAAGTACGGGTACCCCGCCGGCGTGAATGGCACCCGCCAGGCCCGGGTGGTGCGCGAACAACGTGCAGTAGCCGCAGGCGGCACCGCCATCGTCGTGCGCACCTGCACCCTCGTCGCCATGATGAGGGGCATCGGCGGCTTCGCACCACGCGCCCAGGTCGGGGAAACGCCACGCGTCGATGCGCGAGAGCGTGGGGGCGAGCGCGGCGAGCCAGACGGCGACCAGCGCCATCCATCCCCACCATCGTTGCCTTGCCGCGCTACGACGCACGTGGCGTCCCCTCTTGCAAACCCCGGACCCGGGTCCAGGGATGATGGCACGGACCGGGGTTAACGGAATGCGACACGGTGTCGCTCCCCGCCGACCTGCGGTGCTTACGTACGCCTGGCGGCCGCCGGATCGGGCAACGGCGGCACGGCCGGTGGCGTGGCGACTGCGGGCGGTTCGCGCAGGCACAGCACGATCAGGATGGCGACCGTGCCAACGCAACTGGCGAGCAGGAAACCATCCAGGATCGACAAGGTGTACGCCTGCCCGCGGATGGCGGCAGCTACCAGCCCGGCGCCGCGCGCCTCGGCCGTACCGGTGCCCTGCGAAAGGTGCCCCACCGCGGTGGCATAGGCATTGAGGCGCGCATCGGTCAGCGGGGAATCCCCCTGCACGTGCTGGCCAATCAGGTTCGAGTGGTACTGCTCGGCCTTGCGGGTGAAGGAGATGATCAGCGACGTACCCAGCTCGCCACCGAACAAGCGCGCGGTCTGGATGATCGCGCCAAAGGTAATGCCGTCGGTGGGCCCCACGTGGTGGGCAAAGAAGTAGACCACGGCCGTGAGCTCCAGCGTTTCACCCACCGCCTGCAGGAGTAGCGCCACCTTGAAGTCACCTTCGGCCCACTCGGAAGTGATGCCGGTGGCGAGGAGAAAGCCCGCCGTGGCGATGGCGAAGCCAACGCCGATGGCAAACCGGGCATCGATCCGGTTGAGCAGCCACGCGACCGTGGGCGCGATGATGAGTTGGGGCAGGGCTACCCACAGCAACGCGTTCCCCACCTCGAGCGGGCGGAGGCCGCGCACCTGGATCAGGAAGTTGGCCACCAGCGTGTTGCTGGATGTGACCAGGAAGCGTGTGCACAGTACGAGCAGGATGCACAGCATGACGTTACGGCGGATAAGCAGGCCAAAATCGACGCTCGGCGCAGGCAGCGTCGTCTCGTGCAGCAAGAAGAGGCCGAGGGCAATGATGCCTGCAGCAAGCACGCCCACGATGAATGACGACGAGAACCAATCGAGCCGGTCGCCCTGGTCCAGCGCTATGTAAATCAGGGTAAAGCCGATGGCGCCTGTGACCATGCCGCGGAAGTCGCCACCGCGCAGGTAATCCCAATCGATGGGGATGCGGCGCAGGCCGAACCAGTAAAGGAACAGCATGGGGATGGCGACCAGCGTGTTCTGCCAGAAGATCCACGCCCACTGCACGTGCTCGACGTACCAGCCCTCGAGGGAGCTGGCGACGTTGAGGCCAAGGATGATGTTCATCGCATACGCGGCCAGGCCCCATGGCCATAACGAACGTGGCAGGCTCAGCAGGATGAACGAGGCGGTGAGCGGAATAAACGTGCCGGAGCCTAGGCCGGCGATGCATTGCAGCACCAGCAGGCTACGCAGGTCCGGGGCGAAGGGTATGAGGAATTCGGCGACACCGTACGCGACGCAGCCGGCCAACAACACGCGCCGCGGGCTGAAGGCGCGGCCCAGGAATATGGCCAGGGGGCCGATGAACATTTGTGATGCGGCAAATGCCGTCGGAATCCACGCGCCCTCGTCGAACCCCGCGCTTACGGCGCCGCGCACGTCGGAAAGGCCGATCGAGGTCAGGCGTGAGGTAAGCGTGGTGGCGATGGCGCCAATCAGCACCGCCACGATGCCAAGCCAGGGCAACGGTGACGTGGCGGGCGCTTGCGCCGTAGGTGCGGCGACGGCGTTCATGGAGTGACCGACGCGCTGGCCTCGGGCTGGCGTGGCACGGGATCCCCCTCTTTCCAGCCACCGCCCAGCGCCTTTACCAGCGAGATCGCCGTAAGCAGGCGTTGCTGGTCGTTCTGGATCGTGGCGCGCTGGCTGGCCAGTGCCTGCCGTTCGGAATCCACGACTTCGAAGTAGCCGGCCAGGCCGCGGTCGTAGCGCGAACGCGACACCTTGGCAGCAGCGGTTGCGGCATCGACGGTGGCAGTGAGTGCGGTGCCTTGTTCCTGCAGCCACGCACTGTCGCTCAGCGCATCCTGCACCTCGCGGAATGCCTCGATACCGTCCTGCCGCCAGCGCGCGTAAGCGCCGCGATAGGCGGCCTGGGCGGCTTCGAGGCGGGCCTGGTTGCGGCCCCCTTCGAAGATCGGCAGGTGGATCGAGGGACCGATGCCCCACAGGCGGCTATCCCGCGCCGTCAGGTCGCCCACATCGTTGCTGGACAAGCCGGCGGAGGCGGTGAGTTGCACCGATGGGAAAAATGCGGTGCGTGCCACGCCGATGCGGGCGCTTGCCGCCGCCAGTGCGCGTTCATCGCTGGCGACATCGGGGCGCCGCGTCAGCAGGGTGGACGGCACGCCGGTGGGCACATCCGGTACCGTGGGAGTCCATGTCCGTGGCACGACATGGAAGTCGGGCGCATCGCGCGCCTCCAGCACAGCGAGCGCATGTTCGAGGTTGTCGCGGCGGCGGTGTGCATCAGCCAGGTCGGCGCGGGTCTGGGTGAGATCAGCACGTGCACGCAGCACATCCAGGTCACCGACCACGCCTGCGTGGGCACGGCGATCCGCCAGTTTCAGCGCGTCCTCGCGCAGGCTCACCGTCCGCACGAGTACATCGATGTCGCGATCGGCGCTACGCAGGGAGAAGTACGTCGATGCCGTGGTCGCGGAAAGGCTGAGCCGCAGCGCGGCGATGGTATCGGCGTTCGTTTCCACATCGGCCTGCGCCGCTTCCACACTGCGACGAACGCGGCCCCACAGGTCTACCTCGTAGGACACATCCACGGGTACCCGGTATAGCGTCGTCTCAAGTGCGGGCAGGGCGTTCGACACGGTGCCAGAGGTGCGGCCGCGCAGGTACAGCGGGTCGAGCGACACCTGGGGGAACTCATCCGCACGAGCCACCCCAAGCAGGGCACGGGTCTGGTCGTATCGCGCAAGCGCACCGGCCAAGTCCTGGTTGGCCGCGAGCGTCGCCTCGATGTGCCGGTCCAGCTCAACATCGCCGAACAGCGACCACCACGGGCCCGGCAACTCGCCCTGGCTCATTGGCGGGTGCTGCCACGCGGCCGGCGCCGGCCGTTCCGGGCGCTTGTAATCAGGCCCCAGCACGCAGCCGCCAAGCACCACGGCGCACAGCACGCACGCGGCGCGCGCCAGCGTCACTTCGTGTCCCCCGCGCGGATCTTCACGATCGTGGAAAGACCGGGCGGCAGGCGCTCACGGTAGCGACGCAGGTCATCGTCGCTGAAGAGAATTTTCACCGGTACGCGCTGGACCACCTTCGTGAAGTTACCGGTAGCGTTATCCGGCGGCAGCAGTGCGAACTGCGAACCCGAGGCCGGTGCGATGCTGTCGACATGGCCGATGAAGGTGATGCCGGGCAGGGCGTCCACCGTCATGCGCGCCTCGGTGCCGCGCTTCATGCCGTGCAGCTGGGTTTCCTTGT
Above is a genomic segment from Luteibacter aegosomatissinici containing:
- a CDS encoding efflux transporter outer membrane subunit, with amino-acid sequence MTLARAACVLCAVVLGGCVLGPDYKRPERPAPAAWQHPPMSQGELPGPWWSLFGDVELDRHIEATLAANQDLAGALARYDQTRALLGVARADEFPQVSLDPLYLRGRTSGTVSNALPALETTLYRVPVDVSYEVDLWGRVRRSVEAAQADVETNADTIAALRLSLSATTASTYFSLRSADRDIDVLVRTVSLREDALKLADRRAHAGVVGDLDVLRARADLTQTRADLADAHRRRDNLEHALAVLEARDAPDFHVVPRTWTPTVPDVPTGVPSTLLTRRPDVASDERALAAASARIGVARTAFFPSVQLTASAGLSSNDVGDLTARDSRLWGIGPSIHLPIFEGGRNQARLEAAQAAYRGAYARWRQDGIEAFREVQDALSDSAWLQEQGTALTATVDAATAAAKVSRSRYDRGLAGYFEVVDSERQALASQRATIQNDQQRLLTAISLVKALGGGWKEGDPVPRQPEASASVTP